Part of the Candidatus Thiothrix putei genome, AGGTCAGCCGGGTAATCCAAGGCTTGCGCCCGTTTGAGTAAGTCATAAAAGTCGCTTTCACGGTCGCCAGTATAGATGAGGCGGTGTTCAGGGCAGCGTGCCGCCAGTTCAGCTACCCGTTCATACCCTTCAATCCAGCGGCGGCTTTCTTTGATGCTGGGGTTGGCTTGGTCGGCAGCTTTGCTCAATCCCCGTGACCACATCCACGTATCGGTGATGCCCAACGGCAAACGTTCTGGGGTAATACACAAGGTCGGATGCAGGTACATCCCGCGTTGCTTGTCGTAGGATAACCGCCCTAAACCCTCGGTTTCTTGTCCATTGAAGTCCAGTTCGGTCGTATCTTGAATACACAGGATAATCCGCGAATCTTGTTGACGAATTCGGCACTCTGTCGCTTCAAAGTGGGATGCCATCAAAGCATCATGGCTCACCGCTTCATTCCAGAAGAAACGGTACGTCGCCAAGGTGCTTGACCAACTTTGGCAAGCCTTAGGGATGCTGGACTGGGGGGCTTTCAGCATGGCTTTGAGGATATGGGCGGCTCGTGTTTCGAGACGCTTGTCTCCCAAATCAAGATCGGTGAGTTCGGTAGATGACCAGTTCATGAGTGAAAATTGCTTATCTTACATCAGCTTGGGAACTTGTCTATAAGGAGATGCTATTAAGTACCGCTGATATTCTTGATAATTTCAGGCAAGCGCTAATAGAGAATATTGGTCATGCCCCTAATACGATTGAATGCAGCGGCAAATTAGAACGCTTTTCTAGCAATGGCAAAAGTGACGATAAAGCGGGCTGGTATGTGTGTCATGAACACACCCTGATGATTGATCAAGCCTATCAGTGGGGCATTGTTTGCATTTTCGGCAACTGGCGTGAAGGTTCTACCCACACGTGGAACAGCTTTAGCACGTTTTTTCGGTTGAGCCGTGAAGCCAAGCAACAACTTGAACGCAAACAACAAGAGCAAGTCGCCCAACAACAAGCGGAACGTGCCGCCAAAGCGGAACAAGCCCGCCGTCAAGGCGTAGCAATGTGGGAATCTGCCCAACCTGCCAACCCCTCACACCCTTACCTGATGCGCAAGCGGGTAGGGACATACAACATCCGGCAAGCGGGCAACCTGTTGCTGATTCCCCTCTGTGACCTTGACGGCACGTTACACGGCTTGCAAACCATTGCCCCCACAGGTGAGAAACGCTTTTTGACCGGTACACCCAAGCGCGGCAAGTTCCACCTCATAGGCGACAATCTCACGCACTCCCAAGGTGTGTACGTCTGCGAAGGCTACGCGACCGGCGCAAGCCTGTATGAAACCTATGGCTTACCGGTACTGGTAGCCTTTGACGCGGGCAACCTGCTACCTGTTACCCAAAACTACCACAACCGCTTTCCGCACATTCCCCTGACTGTATGCGCGGATAACGACCGCAAAACCCCCGACAACCCCGGCTTAAGCAAAGCGCGTGCCGTGGTTGCCTGCTTACCCAAGGTCGGTTTGATCGTGCCGGAATTCCCCGACACTACCCCCTTGCACCTTTCCGATTTCAACGATTTAACGGCATTGCTGAGAAGCAACGCCCACAAGGACACTACCCCATGACTAACACGACACCCCACAACGCTACCAGCGGCAAACCTAACCTGTCAGTAGTGACTAATTTTGTACGCACGGAAAAGCCCACCCACAAACCAACCGAACCGGAACAGGCGAAACCGCACACGCTTGACCTGTTGAAGCACCTCCCTGACGGTGATTTTAAGCGGTACGTGGGCGACGTAGCGCGGATGTGCAACATCTATCCGTCAACTAGCTTACTGGTAGCGCTAGGCATTGTTTCATCTGTAGCGTGTCGTTCTGTTGCGGTCGCTTATCAGGATGGAAGTTTGTTACCCGTTGGGGAATACATCATCTGTGGCGGTATTCCGGGTGATGCGAAAAGCCGAATGCTAAAAGCCTTCCAGCGCCCAATATTTGAGGCACAAAAGGAAGCTGATAAAGCGTGGAAGCAACGTAAAGAAGCACACGAAGATTCGGGAACCGAAGGCAAATTTGATGAACCCAGACCGCCCCGTATTTTTATTACTGACTCAACAGTAGAGGCACTTGAATCAGTATTGGCAGAATCAGGTGGTTATTTTGCCCTTGCAAGCGCGGAACAAGCCGTGGTGAACACCTTAACCGGCGCAGCCTACGGCGGCAAAGACAAAAAGAACAATGGAGACTTACCCCTAAAGGGCTTTAACGCTGAATATCATGCAGGTGCGCGGGCGGCAAAAGAACGAACCACTTACACCGGAATTGTAGTAGGGGCTATTACTTGCTTTGCGCAACCAGCAGCGATTGAAACCATATTGGCAAAATCTGAAGGTTCTGGGATGGCGGAACGCTTCATGCTGGCACGAGAGCCTACACAACAAGGCACACGCGACCACACGCGCCAATATTACCCGCACGAGTATAGCCAGAATGTTTACAACCGCATTGTGAAAGATATAGCGGCGCAAGCGCTAACACTGGCGCAGGATTTTGACGACTTGCCAGCGTACCGAATCAACAAGGAAGACTGGTATAAAATCCAACTGTTTAGAAATGAGATGGAGCCACATCTAATAGAGGGCGGGAAGTACAGCACCGCTACCATGTGCGGCATTGTCTCAAAAGTAGACATGCACATCATGAAAATTGCCACTCTATTAGCAATCTTGGATGAAAAGCCAGTGGGTGAAGTAGGGCGGGAATACGTGGAAGCAAGCATAAACATCATGCGCGATATGCTGGAATACATACTAAGCCTGTTGATCGACTTAGAGGTTATCGGCTTCAACGCTTTTGAAAATTCGATCATTGCCTACCTTGGCAAACAGCAGAACGCCACCCGCAAGCTGATACGCACCAACAAATGCGAAGGCAAACCATGGTCGGAAATCCCGCGTAGCAGCCTAACCAACAAGATCAACGAAACCGTTGACGAACTTATCAGAAAGGGCGTGGTTGTGGAGGAGGAAACCTTCTACCCCAACGGCTGGAGCCAAGGCAAATACCTAAGACTGATTGCTTGATTATCTTGTAAATTTGCCACCATCAAGCCGCGTCTATCGCGGCTTTTTATTGTAAAAAATAAATATAAATCTAAAAACAGCAATAAATATTTCATCGGCACTTGTGATTAATTTTTAATCAAACCTCAAATTTACCCAAAAAACTCCAACTTTACCCCCAAAAAGTTGGGATAAGTTGGGAAAAGTTGGGATTTTTCCCAATCTCACAAACCTTTTATATACAATAACTTATAGGCTTTTTAAAAAAGCCATCCCAACTGACTTTTTCGTTTAAATACAATAACTTACGTGAAAAGTTGGGAAAAGTTGGGATTTTTGGGAAAACCCACCCCCACACCCCACCCATACCGCCCCAAAACCCACCAAGATGAAAAACCAATATTATTCATTTTATTATTCATAATTTATTCTTTATGCTATTTATTATTTACGTGCTTACCACGCAACAACCACACAAGGAAAAACCATGTTTAATGATGACTTCATTACCGTTAACGGCCTGTATGCATGGGCGCGTTTCATGCTGGCTTGTATCAGCCTGTTCTACATGCTGGAACACGCGATCAGGGGGGAATGGTTCCCGGCGGGTTTGCTACTAGTAGCGGCGGGCTTGTTCATCCAATGGCACGGGCTAGGCAAACCACAACCACGGAAAGGGCAGGTAATCGCGGGCGGGCTGGTGTTGTTGGTGGTGGGTGTTTTTGCTTAAGTAAAGATGGTTGGCTGCATATTTGGCTGTATAGCCAGCAAAGTAATTTCGGGAAATTGTTCTATATTAACGGCTTGCAGATGTTTTGCAGTTGTTGTTGGGGCCGCCATTAACGGCAGTCTACCGTAGGGTAAACCACCGTTAAACTCGGAGTGGCTTATTTCTTCTCAGCCACAGGTGCTGCGGCTTCCCCAATAGCTGGGGTTGCTTCGATTTTCACTTTCTCAGCAGCACCGTCACAATAGCTCCACGTCGCTTCCCAGCGTGAAGGGAAACTCTTGTCGATAAATTTGATCTGGTAACGCCCCCAATAACGGGTCATTTCACCAAAAATACCGGGGCGTTCGGTAGTGCATTCCACCTTAGCTTTCTTTTTTGCCCA contains:
- a CDS encoding toprim domain-containing protein; the protein is MLLSTADILDNFRQALIENIGHAPNTIECSGKLERFSSNGKSDDKAGWYVCHEHTLMIDQAYQWGIVCIFGNWREGSTHTWNSFSTFFRLSREAKQQLERKQQEQVAQQQAERAAKAEQARRQGVAMWESAQPANPSHPYLMRKRVGTYNIRQAGNLLLIPLCDLDGTLHGLQTIAPTGEKRFLTGTPKRGKFHLIGDNLTHSQGVYVCEGYATGASLYETYGLPVLVAFDAGNLLPVTQNYHNRFPHIPLTVCADNDRKTPDNPGLSKARAVVACLPKVGLIVPEFPDTTPLHLSDFNDLTALLRSNAHKDTTP
- a CDS encoding DUF3987 domain-containing protein translates to MTNTTPHNATSGKPNLSVVTNFVRTEKPTHKPTEPEQAKPHTLDLLKHLPDGDFKRYVGDVARMCNIYPSTSLLVALGIVSSVACRSVAVAYQDGSLLPVGEYIICGGIPGDAKSRMLKAFQRPIFEAQKEADKAWKQRKEAHEDSGTEGKFDEPRPPRIFITDSTVEALESVLAESGGYFALASAEQAVVNTLTGAAYGGKDKKNNGDLPLKGFNAEYHAGARAAKERTTYTGIVVGAITCFAQPAAIETILAKSEGSGMAERFMLAREPTQQGTRDHTRQYYPHEYSQNVYNRIVKDIAAQALTLAQDFDDLPAYRINKEDWYKIQLFRNEMEPHLIEGGKYSTATMCGIVSKVDMHIMKIATLLAILDEKPVGEVGREYVEASINIMRDMLEYILSLLIDLEVIGFNAFENSIIAYLGKQQNATRKLIRTNKCEGKPWSEIPRSSLTNKINETVDELIRKGVVVEEETFYPNGWSQGKYLRLIA